In Mytilus trossulus isolate FHL-02 chromosome 10, PNRI_Mtr1.1.1.hap1, whole genome shotgun sequence, the DNA window ATCACGTTCATGATCATAACGATTCTACTGACATCGTGTTCGGTTCAAATATAGAAGAACAAACCAGATTACTGATATTGTCTGTTTACAATGGCGATCCATGTATGGTGGAACTAATATTAATGTACATGAAAAAAGAGAGCATAGACGCTACACCTATGTATATGTCCGACATCGACTACCTTGATGAAAATTATCATAGGACTATCGAACCTCTAAATGCAGCTTGTCACTATGGTGATTTGcaaattgtaaaagtattaGTACAGTCTGATGTAAATGTCAACGTGTGTGAGTATCACGAGTTTCCGTTAAGTGTTGCAACAGAGAATGGAGATTATGAGATGGTTAAATACTTAGCCGAAAACGGTGCAAATGTCAACGCTTTTAAACCTCGTGTTCATATCACAGATGGTAGTGCACCACCCTTATATATAGCTTCAGCGTATGGATATACTGCTATAGCGAACTGTCTTGTACAAAACGGCGCCGACGAGAACAAGGATATGTTTTATGAAAGGACACCTTTATTTGAAGCTTCAAGTCGGGGTTTCAAAGACATCGTAAAATTGCTTGTTGAAAACGGCGCAGATGTCAACTTTTGCGAGCACGAAAAAAAATCACCACTATTTATTGCCTCAGAAGCTGGCCATTCAGAAATTGTTTCGTATTTGGTTAAATGGGGTTGTGATATTAACTTATGAGACATATATGGTAAATCGCCGCTTTTAGCATCAATTGAAAGTGGTCATTTTGATGTCGTTCAAATATTGATTAACAATAATTGCAGAATAAATGCCCAAGTAACTGGTAACAAATTACCACTTACATTTGCATTAATGCAAGGGAATTTCGAAATAGCAACCTTTCTTATCGAAAAGGGGGCAGATTATATCATTCCAAATGATTTTGGAGCATCGTCGTTACAACTTGCCCTCTGGAAGAATCATACTGAAATATTGCGACAGATTATATCAATGGAAAACCAAAAGATACGTCATAGTGGCAATCACAAACTATACCAGCTGTTGGTAAATATGCATGAGTTTGAAGTGTTACCGAACACTATTCGCAGTAGAAATATAAACAGCCATTCGGAAGTACCGAAGTATAACGATAACTATGTGGCTTttctaacttttatttctaCAGATTCTGATGGAGATGATTTAAAACACTTAGTTAAGCTTGGATTCGGCAGTAAGTTTGATACCAAAAAGAAACACGCTTTACTATCTTATTTAATTGCTGATGAGACAAGTGTTACTAATCGTGTTGAAAAAGTTGAATCATTGCTTGACCTTGGTATAATATCCACCGTTCGGGATAGCAAATCAATATCTCTTTTAGAATGCGCGAGAgctttatttgaagaaaaaaaatttgctcTGAAGAAAACTCGATTTCTGTGGAAATATTATCCTCACTTGATGTTTAACCAATTCATAATGGACCAATCCATAATGGACGAATATGCGACAGCAcctacaaaatttacaaatagtACTCTGTCTGACTTTAATTTTGAACAAGATAATGTCGAAGAGTATTCTTTCATAATGTCTTCACTTAAACACCATACAAGACGATTTTCCGTTTAAAATCACCTCTTGGACTTTGTAATCGATTTTCTAATATTACGTCTATTACAGCAACTATTGCAACAACAACTTTGAGTTGCTAATCCTATTATTGCATTACTTTCGATACTACTTATTTACTACTTTTCCTACAACAAAATAAAGCTAACACTGCTACTAGATATCTTAATAAATATAGTTACTACAATTACAACTACAAGGGTGAAAGAGCTGaaataaatatctatatatatatatatatatctcgtCTAAACattaacccaacaatgttagatctgtaaatttgctttcgcaatttttttgttattcccCGCCTGGATTTGAACCCAAGCTACTGacatatcgtgacaccaaatcgccagCACTTTATCCGGCGCGCTAGACCGCACGACCTCCTTGGCTTCACAAAAACAAAGCTTTGGTGGCCGGGTGTTAcatttcctcgtcagttttaatctagcgtcgtaatacagtacatgatatttaaggcatgaagatggaaTAGTTACAAATCCGCTGAaatatctatagtaaaggatccttcaaattaatgtaaaatatgacTGAATAATGGTCAATGATAAATAATacatcatataaatataaatcaattgcttggggggtttgcttgtttgtttgtttgtttgtttgtttgtgtctGAAAGGGGTGTACTAgtatattattgtgttaccggagacgctgcatgtttagttcggaaagtttttattttatttcaggtccagtgCGCGCGCCAGGTTggggagacaccacgtgacgcgggtttaAATTAACGAAAACTAAGattatttatttctctttaggtcggaattttgaacagacaacatgcaTAGAGacggaatgtacacaatgtaatttcttttgtcattgtaggaaattgacattttgatgacagttcaccagcagtacatgatttggatttaattgatcggGTGTAACAttaaacacgtttaaggattattttcttaaaatgtacatttttcagcaccagtttgtaacacagataagtttttcaatccagggcggacattttattgtaggatttcactgagatttacggacctagcaagcgatttttacggcattgccatttcttttctctaggaaaagtcttgaaaGATATCGACaacacgttgttttatgaacctttagtacatgtatgccctgctgactgtagtTTTGGGGTCGATTgaacttgtagtttcagagtttaagtgataacaaggaggtggatttttctttcagaagagatgtaagaacaatattaaaaaccaattcttcagagaacaattgaaggtctttccacctcgataataagaataaaatttaaaaaaagatgttagaAAACTGCTTGTTGATGTAATTTGGTACCtcaaactgatataaaaaaaaataagattaataggTATATTCAGACGACTCAATTGTTTCATAATGAAAAGAATttaagcaaaggtcaaaatctagaacgtcaagttgacctttggccttgacctcaatttcaaggtcataggtcagtgaCCTAAAATCAAAAGACCACAGGTCAATCATttgtatggttgtggagaaTTCCCGATTTCAATtacaaaaggggagaaaactcctataagggttGACAAAAACACTTCGACCTTTATGGGTTGAGGTTGCcccttattgtaaacagtaatttggcATATACatcatatcattaactgttatagtttcttttgaatatagaTAACAAGCAAATTCCAAAATtaagaatatgaccttgaccttcaaCCTTGATCTCAAATTaaggtcataggtcagtgaACTCAAACGGAAGGCCGAGGTCgatcacttgtatggttgtcgagaaataatgatttcaaatacataaggggagaaaacGCCTATAAGGGATAACCAAAACTCTTCGACTGAAATAGGTTGAAGTTTCGcctttttgtaaacagtaattttgcaaacatatcatatcattaactgtaatagtttcttttaaataacgataccatgcaaaatttaaaaataaataacatgaccttgacctttgaccttgacctcaatttcctttAAATGGACTAAGGACTTCATTGTAGGCCTCTACGACTTATACCGTATGAATTTATCCAACATATTGTCTATCTTAAatttttaaagggaaaaaaCTCCCATATGATGTCTTCCGATCACTtcagtcaaaataaaacaaatagttcTTAAGAGTAGACGAACAATCTGGtgaaaacagtttgtaaaaatctgttacggttttagagatatagcgataacaagaaaaggGGACgcaggtagataactcctataagaataaGTATTCGGTTacacagggtgagttttgaaaCCCCCATTACTGTACAACATCATTGGCCAAACATCAATtcgatatgttgtaaaacactatattatatataacaagtataacaaacgtaatcaatgcatcactgggaAATtattgtgtcagggatttcgatgcAATAAATTACTtataacttttactaaattctttcatagatacaaagatttcattagtaaatttggctgtagaaaacttattacAAATGGTATTTCATATCCCAAATTTTACGGTAATATTGTACATAAAGCGaagaaatcactatgtgatccgtGTACACTCATCGAACAactaaacaaacttataagtaagggttatcgtaccaatattgtaattagatctatgaatatagtttacattggcactaatatcgATTTTgccattagcaaattaaaacataactaaatggTATTTTCTTTTGAGGCGGGATGTATAGACACacaaacaagttatttttttttttatctctatagaagtcgctcctCACTACCCTACTACCTgccgatacatttatttttggatcTGGTCTTTTCTGACTGTTCATAACGTTAAAATTCTAAATCCCTGGGTTtcattttagtctctgatgcatgattttttattattaattgtttttggcttttaaccatctgtcagtaactgcgagtactctcaaatcgtattttcttgttaattcgacctgttgttattatttataatgCGTTTTTCttagtttatattgatatggatcttgtctataacccagctttgattatttggaatatcTTCCAATTTTCACTTCTTCGTACTACATTTGTATGAACTTCAAGATTATTCTCCTTTAATCTGTACATGGAAGTTTTAGCTAGCTCTAGTTGTATAGTGTTATTGTTGGAATTCACCCCAATGTATATCTAGtgttaaattatgtatttatatgacaAAACTTTCTTGGTATTCATATTTATTGGAAGAATTTTATACACATAAGTAgtatatgttatttttcatttaccggtaaatattattaaaaccgGTTTTTTCAAAAGTAATTATTGAATATCTCATTTGACCAAAATATCACTTGGTGTAAATTAACCAATTATCAGAATTGACGAACAGACGCCATCGATGCCTGGAGTTGTATTTCagtacaacaaataacaaacactgATTTTGTTTGGATATTGAATTGTCATGGCAACATTTAATCAAAATGCattcataaaacaacaacaactgttacaacaacagtacacaaccaaaatatttgtcaatcaataaaatgttgatgacgATTGAACTAATCATTGTATCACAGCTGGGCGATCCAAAGCTGGTGTACTGAAGGGCGGTCCATTCAGCAAATATTTCAGAATTAGCAGCTGGGCTATCTATAGTCTGCATAAAATGAAGTAAATTACGCTCCGGTTGTGTGACTGCTTCAGCATGTTACCATGACGGATATGTGTTTGAAGACTGGagcatctgaaaaataaattaaaccagcagcaaacaaagttcaattcttAAGGGTGGAAGAGGATGGGTCTAAATTTTTTAACGTCCTCTCCGTTCGATTTTCAAGGTAAAAGAGACCGTTAAATTGCACGGACTTTAACTACTCGGCTGTCACATGCTAAAATTAGCATAATACGAGTAAAGGACGACTCGATTTGTCGAgtctcaatacatgtatatgttaattcaataaattaatttaattttcatttaattaaattctaTTATTGAATATCTCATTTGACCAAAATATCACTTATTGTAAATTAACCAATTATCAGAATTGACGAACAGACGCCATTGATGCCTTGATTTGTATTTCagtacaacaaataacaaacactgATTTTGTTTGGATATTGAAGTGTCATGAcaacatttaatcaaaattcattcataaaacaacaactgttacaacaaaagtacacaaccaaaatatttgttaatcaataaaatgttgatgacgATTGAACTAATCATTGTATCACAGCTGGGCGATCCAAAGCTGGTGTACTGAAGGGCGGTCCATTCAGCAATATTTCAGAATTAGCAGCTGGGCTATCCATAGTCTGCATAAAATGAAGTAAATTACGCCAAAATTATCATTCGGACTTTAGTACAGAATGATAATCCGCCACAAAATTTACCCATGACAATTCTACAATCAACTATTCAACAAcatttaaacaatcaaaataataaaagatattgcgaattcaacatttatataacaaccaaatttcataaaatacatgtattttcatccAATATCAGTATGAactgtgtttattttaaattagaggTGATCGTGAGGAAATACAACACAATGTGGATACTTTATGAATGTTTCTAGTGCTGACTGAATTTGATTCAAGAAAATATCATTTCCAATAAATGATAGATGTACTCCATCGTCAGAATATAGCGCTGGATGACGATCATCAAAATCTGGATATTTGATAACGTATCCTCCATGTTTGAGTATATAAGATCTCACTCCCCTATTAATTCTCTTTCTTGTAACTTCCATGGCATGGTCATCACTTGGAAGAATGCTTGACCATATAAGAGAACAATTTGGGAGCATGCGAGACAGAATTGCTATTGTGAATTTAATGTGATATGTGATATAGCAGAGCACCACATGGTATTCCCACCACAATGCAATATCAACGCATGTGGAATTTTGTTGCATAAATTAATGATGCTGTTAACTGTGCCAACAACATCGTCCCATTTCATACCAGATTTGCCTGCCCATcgcaaaaaacaattattattttttaaaagacctAAATTACTACCTGAAGGTCTGTTCTTCGAGTGATCACGAGCACTGCATATTATTGAAGAACCAATAATCCATATTTCATTACTAAGACAAGCtgaaattataagttatttggTTAGCTCAATTCTTATGTAACGTTTAAAGGATGCAGATTTCCAACGACCTAAAGTCATAATTTCTTCATCAGTATGACCATTCATCGCAAAATGTGTAGCTGCTCCTATTCGAAATGAATGCGTGTTGTACTCATTTGGATTACAATCAATAAATTTCATGGTCTTGCATAGTACACTAGAAAATTGATATCGTGTTACACcgattttgttaaaatgacaaaaaaagtggTCCATTGTTTTGGTGTCTGattgaaataaagtttaataacaATCTCACCGGGCAAATATCTACTTGATTAAATCGTTCAACTGTTAATGTTGTAGAAAAAccattttggtctgttttcgAAAAGGGAATTGTGATATATGCAGATTGTGAATGATGTGAAACATTGAGATCATCATTGTTAATGACATGTTGCGTATTTCTATTAATTGTAATTTCACCGATtcttaaaaatgcaaaaaatgctAATGAAAACATGAATCTAAATAACGTACATTCATATACTGAAGAACAGACAAATTGCAACGAGTTTATTAATCGAGCTAATATTTCTAAAGTTATAGGTTTGCGACTATCCACCCGTCATATAGTTTGTCCATTCCTTTCAACATTTTTGTATAATGAACGATGAAGTCAAATCAGTGAGCTCATTTATTCGTAAATAATAGCTTAAACCTGACAAGTACACCTTAACCGTTGCAGGGGCATAtcctaattttgataaacaagcAACATAATTGACTAAATGCGAAAAACTGGGCGGCCATGTATTTCCTAAACCTTCTttaatctaaataaaacaaatgaagtcAGTCCATTGTTATACGTTTTCCATGTATTCTGAGAATTCGATGCGTCCAATAACTTTGCTATTTCTGGTCAAAAATGTTCCAAAATTCCTCCGGAATTGTAGCTGGATGTGTATCTGCTGTTAGAGCCAGACttttgaatttctgaaattttttacGAGAAATACAATCtgcaattatatttgtataaacagGAATGAACT includes these proteins:
- the LOC134687760 gene encoding ankyrin repeat and KH domain-containing protein mask-like; the protein is MPSKQVKKRIYNSCGLDRGTADRKIFDALTYIEDTFVVKFENEYSFIHDSIYETGAYHYGNEFPEHILEFMPSNFIANKVVVDGNPSFDDLNIKIKERHFSKLAERLYLDLESDKLFDVFMNKALKYQPFLYVFFQLMKKKSYEDFKITFFTPITRNCEHLIDYEDKAGRTFENMYRDETFRRELLTDKRVKVQQEQREQHYGIRGNDVTYTIRLISWVVYYGHTLLLQEIVNHVHDHNDSTDIVFGSNIEEQTRLLILSVYNGDPCMVELILMYMKKESIDATPMYMSDIDYLDENYHRTIEPLNAACHYGDLQIVKVLVQSDVNVNVCEYHEFPLSVATENGDYEMVKYLAENGANVNAFKPRVHITDGSAPPLYIASAYGYTAIANCLVQNGADENKDMFYERTPLFEASSRGFKDIVKLLVENGADVNFCEHEKKSPLFIASEAGHSEIVSYLVKWGCDINL